A single genomic interval of Roseofilum capinflatum BLCC-M114 harbors:
- the proX gene encoding glycine betaine/L-proline ABC transporter substrate-binding protein ProX, with protein sequence MSKSLLISTVFSLTVGLISCQPTQQSTENIPPEQVTVRAAHSGFVEESFQTEVVNLGLEQLGYNIDTVKELDYSVIYVSLANNDLDYTVIYYNPAHNDFLENAGGTEKLEVSGLLIPEGSQGYRIDKKTAEQYGINNIAQLKDPELAKLFDSDGDGKANLSGCNTGWSCESMIDHHIQAYELQDTVEQNRGNFTALLANTIARYQEGKPILYYAYNPHWIFAVLQTDKEVVWLEVPFTSLPGEMSDLTAEETTFNGKNLGFPGSKQNIVVNKTFSENHPIAKRWFEIVQIPLTDMDQVSLRIKEGEDSPEDIRRLAQEWVSENQEQFDRWIAEAKAAGE encoded by the coding sequence ATGTCCAAATCTCTATTAATTTCCACGGTTTTCTCTCTAACAGTGGGATTAATCTCTTGTCAACCCACTCAACAATCTACTGAAAATATTCCCCCAGAACAAGTGACTGTGCGAGCAGCCCATAGTGGTTTTGTGGAAGAAAGTTTTCAAACAGAAGTAGTGAATTTGGGATTAGAACAACTCGGTTACAACATAGATACAGTCAAAGAGTTAGATTACTCTGTTATCTATGTCTCTCTTGCCAATAATGACCTAGATTATACGGTGATCTACTATAACCCAGCCCATAACGATTTTTTGGAAAATGCCGGTGGAACTGAAAAATTAGAAGTCTCAGGACTTTTGATTCCTGAAGGTAGTCAAGGATACAGAATTGACAAGAAAACAGCCGAACAATACGGAATTAATAACATCGCTCAATTGAAAGATCCAGAACTTGCGAAACTCTTTGATTCAGATGGAGATGGAAAAGCCAATTTATCAGGATGTAATACAGGTTGGAGCTGTGAATCCATGATCGATCATCACATCCAAGCCTACGAACTCCAAGATACAGTAGAACAGAATCGAGGAAATTTTACTGCTCTTCTGGCTAATACCATTGCTCGTTATCAAGAAGGAAAACCGATTTTATATTATGCCTACAATCCTCACTGGATCTTTGCAGTTTTACAAACGGATAAAGAAGTCGTTTGGTTAGAGGTTCCATTTACCTCTCTTCCAGGAGAAATGAGTGATTTAACCGCAGAAGAGACTACATTTAACGGCAAAAATCTGGGATTTCCGGGAAGCAAACAAAATATTGTGGTCAATAAAACCTTTTCTGAGAATCATCCCATCGCTAAACGTTGGTTTGAAATTGTCCAAATTCCCCTAACCGATATGGATCAAGTGAGCTTACGAATTAAAGAGGGTGAAGATTCCCCTGAAGATATTCGTCGTTTAGCTCAAGAATGGGTAAGTGAAAATCAAGAGCAGTTCGATCGCTGGATTGCAGAGGCGAAAGCTGCGGGGGAATAA